A section of the Spirosoma pollinicola genome encodes:
- a CDS encoding MIP/aquaporin family protein, which produces MRCNWIAQYPKYVDEAMGLGLFMVSACFFDAVVEYHGLPLRHALTSALLRRFLVGLAMGLTGLYIFTSRFGRQSGAYINPAVTLVRYRLGDINRRDAICYVLFQLAGGSLGVYLVYLIFPDWMRSAEINYVITIPGKSGVVIAFWAEFFMSFFLIAVVLFMGLKKRWDRYTPYVVSSLITLFITVEAPLSGMSMNPARTFASAIVGGEWHSFWLYCIAPLSGMLTGEWMYCRLKKYISALT; this is translated from the coding sequence ATGCGCTGTAACTGGATCGCCCAATACCCTAAATACGTTGACGAAGCCATGGGTCTGGGACTGTTCATGGTATCAGCCTGTTTCTTTGATGCCGTGGTGGAATACCATGGGTTGCCTCTCCGGCACGCGCTAACATCAGCTTTGCTAAGGCGGTTTCTAGTGGGGCTGGCCATGGGGTTGACGGGATTATATATTTTCACGTCGCGTTTTGGTCGGCAATCCGGTGCTTATATCAACCCGGCTGTAACCCTGGTCCGTTACCGATTGGGCGACATAAACCGGCGAGACGCTATCTGTTATGTTTTATTCCAGTTGGCTGGCGGCAGCCTGGGGGTGTATCTGGTTTATCTGATTTTTCCGGACTGGATGCGGTCGGCTGAGATCAACTACGTAATCACGATACCCGGCAAATCGGGTGTCGTGATTGCTTTTTGGGCGGAGTTTTTCATGTCTTTTTTCCTGATCGCCGTGGTGTTATTTATGGGTCTCAAAAAACGATGGGATCGCTATACGCCTTACGTGGTCTCGTCGCTGATTACCCTGTTCATCACGGTTGAAGCACCGCTTAGTGGAATGAGCATGAACCCGGCCCGCACATTTGCCTCCGCCATCGTGGGCGGAGAGTGGCACTCATTTTGGCTGTACTGCATAGCTCCCCTGTCAGGGATGCTGACTGGTGAATGGATGTACTGCCGACTGAAGAAATACATCAGTGCGTTAACCTGA
- a CDS encoding bacteriorhodopsin yields MEFAHTFLPTAASVGLLPVITWFFMLIALYAFIGNFIFALSTRTSVAPEHRISRNYTAIIAAVAGISYFLIQSYYHDMLEELAHLSDPDKRLTLINRSYNAIGQLRYMDWAVTTPLLLLKIVSMVKIRYRDHQLLINTLLIADFFMILTGYIGEQQLSVDNQILVVPKLIWGAVSTIGYVIVLLTLWRIWRTFAQSSSVHPEERWGFRLMALMTATFWGVYPIGYILTTMEGVNLNWIHIAFSVADIINKVGVGAIAFQAAEQVLERRVSEAATAPYHTVG; encoded by the coding sequence ATGGAATTTGCCCATACGTTTTTACCGACCGCAGCCTCAGTCGGTTTATTGCCGGTAATCACCTGGTTTTTTATGTTGATCGCGTTATACGCATTTATCGGTAATTTTATCTTTGCGCTGAGCACACGAACCAGCGTGGCACCCGAACACCGCATTTCCCGCAACTATACCGCTATCATTGCCGCCGTGGCGGGCATCTCCTACTTTCTGATTCAGAGCTATTACCATGATATGCTCGAAGAGCTGGCACATCTGTCCGACCCCGACAAACGGCTGACACTGATCAATCGGTCGTATAATGCTATTGGTCAGCTTCGCTACATGGACTGGGCTGTAACCACACCCCTGTTACTATTGAAAATAGTCTCGATGGTAAAGATTCGCTATCGTGATCATCAATTGCTCATTAACACGCTGCTGATCGCCGATTTCTTTATGATTCTGACCGGCTACATCGGCGAACAACAGTTATCCGTTGATAATCAGATTCTGGTGGTGCCTAAACTAATTTGGGGCGCAGTTTCAACTATTGGCTATGTGATTGTTCTGCTCACGCTATGGCGCATCTGGCGAACCTTTGCTCAGAGTAGTTCCGTTCATCCTGAGGAACGCTGGGGTTTTCGACTGATGGCCCTGATGACCGCCACATTCTGGGGCGTGTACCCCATTGGCTATATCCTGACAACCATGGAGGGTGTTAATCTGAACTGGATTCATATTGCCTTCTCCGTTGCCGATATTATCAATAAAGTAGGCGTAGGCGCGATTGCCTTCCAGGCCGCCGAACAGGTGTTGGAACGACGGGTTTCTGAAGCGGCAACGGCTCCTTACCATACGGTTGGGTAA
- a CDS encoding response regulator, which produces MKTTTSLIYMADDDADDRYFIRQAIHATDPSVTIIEAEDGDHLLSLLDNWSQEPSPHPVHLILLDINMPKSNGLETLLVLKANPMLQYIPTVMFSTSAHPDQVATAYQSGINSYIQKPVSSLDMKPIAQALNVCFLNAGSI; this is translated from the coding sequence ATGAAAACGACTACCTCACTCATTTACATGGCGGACGATGATGCCGACGACCGGTATTTTATCCGTCAGGCCATCCACGCTACCGATCCTTCAGTAACGATTATAGAAGCGGAAGATGGCGATCACTTGCTATCCTTACTAGATAATTGGTCGCAGGAGCCTTCTCCCCATCCGGTGCATCTGATCCTGTTGGATATAAACATGCCCAAATCAAATGGGCTGGAGACACTGTTGGTTCTCAAAGCCAATCCAATGCTTCAATACATTCCGACCGTCATGTTCTCGACCTCCGCTCATCCTGACCAGGTAGCGACTGCTTACCAAAGCGGCATTAATAGTTATATCCAAAAGCCAGTATCATCGCTGGATATGAAACCGATTGCCCAGGCCCTTAACGTTTGTTTTTTAAACGCGGGTTCGATATAA
- a CDS encoding PAS domain-containing protein translates to MAVTNVATWAFLAGGGELGELTRTKDWSQTPIGLPEQWPPPLRTILNMMLHAQAPMFLWWGPELIQFYNDAYRPSLGTTGKHPTALGQRGQDCWPESWHAIKPMIDQVLAGESVGAEDQLIPIHRNGQLENVYWTFGYSPIRNETGQVAGVLVICQETTQKVIMAREEQARFRFAIEAAQFGIWEVDPVTNLVHWDNRSAGLFGLTSNQDIPYVAAIRHIHPDDVGLVNQTVRQEMSSRSNGQYDLTYRTIGAEDGRLRWVRFKGRSVFSPEGKLERFSGIAYEVTKEVLARQAVEANATYLQRVFRSAAVGMAIFEGPSFVIEVANPSVCAIWGRTEAQVMGKSLFEALPEAAGQGFEELLMNVMATRQPFVGKELPAIINRNGQFITVYFDFVYEPLPDADGRVSRILVTASDATERRRTRQQIEASEANLRILFAQAPVSICILRGPELVYEMANERYLNLVGRSALGDLLGKPLLVALPELKEQGLDALLQEVMRTGKAFRTNERSIELFRNGRLKTGYFDFIYEPLREINGGQQLTSISGVFVMATEVTEQVLVRQQTNQLLARERELNELKSNFVTLASHEFRTPMGTILSSASLIGRYNGPDEAHKRERHVQRIKSAVLSLTGLLNDFLSLSQMEQATMYGRPELLDIQLFCEEVMEDMHGVIKPGQRLVYRHGTGPTTLSIDSQMLKNILINLLVNASKYSTEEREIELTTAVEDDQLRIMVKDEGIGIPDIDKDKLFISFFRSSNVAHVEGTGLGLYIVKRYVDLLGGTITFTSELDSGTIFTIHLPLAMPTK, encoded by the coding sequence ATGGCAGTAACCAATGTCGCTACCTGGGCCTTCCTGGCGGGCGGGGGTGAACTCGGCGAACTGACCCGTACCAAAGACTGGTCGCAAACCCCCATTGGCCTGCCTGAACAATGGCCCCCACCACTGCGCACCATTTTGAATATGATGCTCCACGCGCAGGCACCTATGTTTCTGTGGTGGGGGCCTGAACTGATTCAATTCTACAACGACGCGTATCGGCCCAGCCTGGGCACGACCGGCAAACACCCCACGGCGCTGGGGCAACGCGGGCAGGATTGCTGGCCCGAATCCTGGCACGCGATTAAACCGATGATTGACCAGGTACTGGCGGGGGAATCGGTTGGAGCCGAAGATCAGTTGATACCGATCCATCGAAATGGGCAACTCGAAAACGTGTACTGGACCTTTGGTTATAGCCCCATCCGGAATGAAACCGGTCAGGTAGCCGGGGTGCTGGTCATCTGTCAGGAGACGACTCAAAAAGTAATCATGGCTCGGGAAGAGCAGGCCCGCTTCCGGTTTGCCATCGAGGCCGCTCAATTTGGCATCTGGGAGGTAGACCCGGTAACCAACCTGGTGCATTGGGATAACCGGAGCGCCGGGCTTTTTGGGTTGACCAGCAATCAGGATATTCCCTATGTGGCCGCTATTCGGCACATACATCCCGATGATGTAGGCCTAGTGAATCAAACCGTCCGGCAGGAGATGAGTTCCCGCTCGAACGGACAGTATGACCTTACATACCGTACTATCGGAGCCGAGGATGGACGCCTGCGCTGGGTTCGCTTCAAGGGCCGTTCGGTCTTTAGCCCGGAGGGTAAACTGGAGCGGTTCAGCGGTATTGCCTACGAGGTTACCAAAGAGGTGTTGGCCCGCCAGGCGGTAGAGGCCAATGCCACCTATCTGCAACGGGTATTTCGGTCAGCCGCCGTCGGCATGGCTATATTTGAGGGACCCAGTTTTGTGATTGAAGTCGCCAATCCCAGCGTATGCGCCATCTGGGGACGTACCGAAGCCCAAGTGATGGGTAAGTCCCTATTCGAGGCTCTGCCCGAAGCCGCCGGTCAGGGCTTTGAAGAGTTGCTCATGAATGTTATGGCCACCCGGCAACCCTTTGTGGGCAAGGAGCTACCCGCCATCATTAACCGCAATGGCCAGTTCATTACCGTTTATTTCGACTTCGTTTATGAGCCTTTGCCCGATGCTGACGGGCGGGTGAGCCGCATTCTGGTAACGGCCAGCGACGCAACTGAGCGCAGACGCACCCGGCAGCAGATCGAAGCCAGTGAAGCCAATCTGCGGATACTCTTTGCTCAAGCTCCGGTGTCCATTTGCATCCTGCGTGGTCCGGAACTGGTCTACGAAATGGCCAACGAACGCTACCTGAACCTGGTAGGCCGATCCGCGCTTGGGGATCTGCTGGGAAAGCCGTTGCTGGTGGCGCTACCCGAATTAAAAGAACAAGGCCTTGATGCTTTGTTACAGGAGGTCATGCGCACGGGGAAAGCCTTCAGAACCAATGAACGTAGCATCGAGCTTTTTCGGAACGGGCGGCTGAAGACCGGCTATTTTGATTTCATCTATGAACCCCTGCGGGAAATCAATGGTGGGCAACAACTCACCTCTATTTCCGGCGTATTTGTTATGGCCACTGAAGTAACGGAACAAGTACTGGTCCGCCAGCAAACCAATCAACTGCTGGCTCGGGAACGGGAGCTGAATGAATTGAAGTCGAACTTCGTCACACTCGCTTCCCACGAGTTTCGCACCCCGATGGGGACTATTCTTTCGTCGGCCTCCCTGATCGGTCGCTACAACGGGCCGGACGAGGCCCACAAACGAGAGCGGCATGTGCAGCGGATCAAATCAGCCGTACTGAGTCTGACGGGGCTACTCAATGATTTTCTCTCGCTCAGCCAGATGGAGCAGGCAACGATGTACGGCCGACCAGAACTGCTCGATATCCAGCTGTTTTGTGAGGAAGTCATGGAGGATATGCATGGCGTTATTAAACCGGGTCAACGGCTGGTGTATCGGCATGGGACAGGCCCTACCACGCTGTCGATCGACAGTCAGATGCTGAAGAACATCCTCATTAATTTGCTGGTGAATGCCAGTAAGTACTCCACCGAGGAAAGAGAAATTGAACTAACAACCGCCGTAGAGGACGATCAGCTTCGGATAATGGTCAAAGATGAGGGCATCGGCATTCCTGATATCGATAAAGACAAACTGTTTATCAGCTTCTTCCGCTCCTCCAACGTAGCGCATGTGGAAGGAACCGGCTTAGGTCTTTATATCGTGAAACGCTACGTTGATTTACTGGGCGGCACCATTACCTTTACCAGTGAGCTGGATTCGGGCACCATCTTTACCATCCACTTACCCTTAGCTATGCCAACTAAATGA
- a CDS encoding response regulator, whose amino-acid sequence MKTILVIEDTPDMRENIAEILQLAPYQVLQAANGKQGIELARQTRPDLIICDIMMPELDGYGVLHILGKDPALADVPFIFLTAKAELTDFRYGMNLGADDYLTKPFDDHTLLNTVAVRLQKGERGQTEPIQNPVGLDNLTSALLQETDTHQSLCDNYPTAQFSRKHRLFTAGSWPTALYFIRRGKVKLSKTDLSGNEFITILFGAGDFVGYLALLEETVYPETAELLDDSEVCTIPKADFLALIYHNQAVANQFIRLLAGNVAAHQDRLLKLAYQSVRKRVAEALLMVQRKYYSPFSDPGQLENRTASADRSDSRTTDGSVTSPRIDHTSGLRVHAGALQPVRPEDANTSPPMMLSRENWSHLVGASTETVIRILSDLRTEGLIDVNGSQITLLDIDKLNHLKR is encoded by the coding sequence ATGAAAACCATATTAGTCATCGAAGATACCCCCGATATGCGGGAGAACATCGCCGAAATTCTCCAGTTAGCCCCCTACCAGGTGTTGCAGGCCGCCAATGGCAAACAGGGCATCGAGCTGGCCCGTCAGACGCGCCCCGACCTGATTATCTGCGATATTATGATGCCCGAACTCGACGGGTATGGTGTCCTGCATATTCTGGGGAAAGACCCTGCTTTAGCCGATGTGCCCTTTATTTTTCTGACGGCTAAAGCGGAGCTGACGGATTTTCGCTACGGCATGAACCTGGGGGCGGATGACTATTTAACTAAACCCTTCGACGACCATACGCTGCTGAACACGGTGGCCGTACGGCTCCAGAAAGGCGAACGCGGGCAAACCGAGCCAATCCAAAACCCCGTAGGGTTAGACAACCTGACGAGTGCCCTCTTACAGGAAACCGATACCCACCAGTCGCTCTGCGATAATTATCCTACCGCGCAGTTTAGTCGGAAACACCGGCTTTTTACGGCGGGTAGCTGGCCGACAGCGCTGTATTTCATCCGCCGAGGTAAAGTCAAACTGTCCAAAACCGATCTTAGCGGTAATGAGTTCATCACGATTCTGTTCGGGGCGGGTGATTTTGTGGGTTACCTGGCGCTGCTGGAAGAAACGGTTTACCCCGAAACGGCCGAACTGCTGGATGATTCCGAGGTATGTACTATTCCCAAAGCCGATTTTCTGGCCCTGATTTATCACAATCAGGCAGTGGCCAACCAATTTATCCGCCTGCTGGCGGGGAATGTGGCCGCTCATCAGGATCGACTGCTGAAACTGGCTTATCAGTCGGTACGCAAACGGGTCGCCGAAGCCTTGCTGATGGTTCAACGTAAATATTATTCACCTTTCAGTGATCCTGGGCAATTGGAAAACCGCACCGCATCGGCGGACCGCTCGGATAGCCGTACCACCGACGGTTCAGTCACTTCGCCCAGGATAGACCACACCAGTGGACTGCGGGTCCACGCTGGTGCCTTGCAGCCGGTTCGCCCGGAGGATGCCAATACATCCCCACCGATGATGCTTTCACGGGAAAACTGGTCGCACCTGGTGGGAGCCTCCACCGAAACCGTCATCCGAATTCTAAGTGATCTACGGACCGAGGGGTTGATTGATGTGAACGGGAGCCAGATTACGTTGCTGGACATTGATAAACTTAACCATCTAAAGCGCTGA
- a CDS encoding DUF308 domain-containing protein codes for METITKKQTPPGWLTHLHSGCYVLMGLILFMYPIQASTLYTGLLGGLLVLAGLSTAWFGYRRRQGGQRDNSWYLLSSIRDSLFGLTLLVEMDSSLKTTVNILGLWAIIYAFLQAIEAMFYFLGTRANDDKDYWVEVIHAVCVLLAGGFAFVLIMRPEGQPTSLQFGSLFLIGLGIIQGVLTQRLRAGIA; via the coding sequence ATGGAAACAATCACCAAAAAACAAACCCCGCCGGGGTGGCTCACGCATCTGCACAGTGGCTGCTACGTACTGATGGGTCTTATTCTATTCATGTATCCCATCCAAGCCTCCACGCTATACACGGGTCTACTGGGCGGGTTACTGGTACTGGCGGGTTTGAGTACGGCCTGGTTTGGCTACCGCCGTCGGCAGGGCGGTCAACGCGATAATTCCTGGTATCTCCTCTCGAGCATCCGGGACAGCCTGTTTGGACTTACGTTGCTGGTCGAGATGGATTCATCACTAAAAACAACGGTGAATATACTGGGGCTCTGGGCCATTATTTACGCCTTTCTGCAAGCCATCGAAGCCATGTTTTATTTTCTGGGCACCCGGGCCAATGACGACAAAGATTACTGGGTCGAAGTTATTCACGCTGTTTGTGTGCTCTTGGCGGGCGGATTTGCGTTCGTGCTTATCATGCGACCGGAAGGGCAACCGACCTCCCTGCAATTTGGGAGCCTGTTTCTGATTGGATTGGGCATCATTCAGGGCGTACTGACCCAACGGTTACGGGCTGGGATAGCCTGA
- a CDS encoding vitamin K epoxide reductase family protein, producing MTTLYQFKVISHQLTADGMMEQDMGSRGVARTKMQEHKDPSKDKMKDMQMGGQDGDMMMSPEQRMDMLQMHQKQTLWVYWLVVILGFWTILSPLTFDYTKQVVMPSGDRSVWISLADRLLVLKWSDIVCGTLLVIFGYRSLSPNRPISVWICCFVGIWLSMAPLFLWSPSAANYVNDTLVGTLVMGLTVLIPGMPNMILYMEMGPDTPPGWSYNPSSWPQRWIMIVTGFLGWMVSRYLAAFQLGYIDHSWDPFFGNSTLQVLNSTMSHSLPVSDAGLGSLAYTFEFLMGFMGSSARWRTMPWMVTFFGILVIPLGFVHIFLVISQPILVGHWCTFCILAASIMLPMLPLEVDEVIAMIQYMIRQTKKGEGFWKVFWKGGGIDEGDMDKRSPELINFPAQRGTIFQASIWGMSFPWTLTVSTMLGIWLVFSPYLFGVPIQTPAASLNHLCGSLIVVVSVLSMGEVLRIGRYLNVLLGLGVAGSIWFTGNAPLGISISCVVVGLLIAWLAIPLGPITQHYSGWDKYIK from the coding sequence GTGACAACTTTGTATCAATTTAAAGTCATATCGCACCAGTTAACAGCAGATGGAATGATGGAACAGGACATGGGGAGCCGGGGTGTGGCCCGGACAAAGATGCAGGAGCATAAGGACCCGTCGAAAGATAAGATGAAGGATATGCAGATGGGCGGTCAGGACGGGGACATGATGATGAGTCCTGAGCAGCGGATGGACATGCTCCAGATGCACCAGAAACAAACGCTGTGGGTCTACTGGCTGGTAGTGATTCTGGGGTTCTGGACCATTCTTTCACCCCTCACTTTTGATTACACCAAACAGGTCGTCATGCCCAGCGGAGACCGTTCGGTCTGGATTTCCCTGGCCGACCGGCTGCTGGTCTTAAAATGGAGTGATATTGTCTGTGGGACGCTGCTGGTTATTTTTGGTTATCGGTCACTATCCCCCAACCGCCCCATCAGCGTCTGGATCTGTTGCTTTGTGGGCATCTGGTTGAGCATGGCTCCCCTGTTTTTATGGTCACCTTCGGCGGCCAATTACGTCAACGATACACTGGTAGGTACGCTGGTCATGGGTCTAACGGTGCTGATTCCGGGTATGCCTAACATGATTCTCTACATGGAAATGGGTCCCGATACGCCCCCCGGCTGGAGCTATAATCCGTCGAGCTGGCCCCAGCGCTGGATTATGATCGTGACGGGGTTTCTGGGCTGGATGGTATCGCGCTACCTCGCGGCTTTTCAACTGGGCTACATCGACCACTCCTGGGACCCATTCTTCGGCAATAGTACGCTCCAGGTACTGAATTCGACCATGTCGCATTCGTTGCCCGTATCCGATGCTGGATTGGGGTCACTGGCCTATACATTTGAGTTTTTGATGGGCTTTATGGGCAGCTCGGCCCGCTGGCGGACTATGCCCTGGATGGTTACGTTCTTTGGTATTCTGGTCATTCCGCTGGGTTTCGTGCATATTTTCCTGGTGATCTCGCAGCCCATTCTAGTGGGTCACTGGTGTACGTTCTGTATTCTGGCAGCTTCCATTATGTTACCTATGCTCCCGCTGGAAGTCGATGAAGTGATTGCCATGATTCAGTACATGATCCGGCAGACGAAAAAAGGCGAAGGGTTCTGGAAGGTGTTCTGGAAAGGGGGCGGCATCGACGAAGGCGACATGGACAAACGCTCACCCGAACTGATCAATTTTCCAGCGCAACGTGGCACTATTTTTCAAGCCTCGATCTGGGGAATGAGTTTTCCCTGGACGCTGACCGTATCAACGATGCTGGGCATCTGGCTGGTCTTTTCGCCCTACCTCTTCGGCGTTCCGATTCAGACACCGGCCGCCAGCCTGAACCACCTCTGCGGATCGCTCATTGTGGTCGTATCAGTGCTCAGTATGGGCGAAGTACTACGAATCGGACGGTATCTGAACGTATTACTGGGCCTGGGCGTGGCCGGAAGTATCTGGTTTACCGGCAATGCTCCACTGGGCATAAGCATTAGCTGCGTCGTGGTTGGACTATTGATTGCCTGGCTGGCTATTCCGCTTGGTCCCATCACCCAGCACTATAGTGGCTGGGATAAATACATAAAATAA
- a CDS encoding NAD-dependent epimerase/dehydratase family protein, with amino-acid sequence MTQPSDPSIQKDVILVTGSSGLIGSAVVHKLGLLNTVIGFDRAGPPYPPEEAVCITADMTDKASIEQALAEVRERFGNRIASVVHLAAYYDFSGEPSPLYENLTVQGTKHLLEALQSFEVEQFIFSSSNLIYKPTTPGHPLDENAPLDPAWDYPKSKVETENVIHQQRGQIPTVILRIAGAYNEMGHSVPVVHQIQRIYERTLTSHFYSGDTASGNAYVHIDDVVDAIRLTIEQHHQLAPETVFNIGEAKPVSYGEIQETTGQVLYGTDWTTIELPKLLAKAGAYAQDLVGDPFIKPWMIERADDHYELNIDKAKQQLNWQPRYTLMTTLPTIIKNLQAHPDLWYKVNGLELPSELQ; translated from the coding sequence ATGACTCAACCTTCCGATCCGTCTATTCAGAAAGATGTAATTCTGGTGACGGGCAGCAGTGGCCTGATTGGCAGCGCCGTGGTTCACAAACTAGGTTTACTCAATACCGTAATTGGGTTTGACCGGGCTGGTCCACCCTATCCGCCTGAAGAAGCCGTTTGTATCACGGCCGACATGACCGACAAAGCCAGTATCGAACAGGCACTAGCTGAGGTACGCGAACGGTTTGGCAACCGGATTGCCTCCGTCGTTCACCTGGCGGCTTATTACGATTTTTCCGGCGAACCGAGTCCGTTGTATGAAAACCTAACGGTGCAGGGCACAAAGCATCTGCTGGAAGCCCTGCAATCGTTTGAGGTAGAGCAGTTTATTTTTTCGAGCAGTAACCTCATCTACAAGCCAACGACGCCCGGTCATCCGCTCGATGAAAATGCCCCGCTCGATCCGGCCTGGGATTATCCAAAATCGAAAGTAGAAACCGAAAACGTTATTCACCAGCAACGCGGTCAGATTCCAACGGTGATTCTACGAATTGCTGGAGCTTACAACGAAATGGGGCACTCGGTGCCGGTTGTTCATCAGATTCAGCGGATCTACGAACGTACGCTAACGAGTCATTTTTATTCGGGCGATACGGCTTCGGGCAATGCCTACGTTCACATAGACGATGTGGTGGACGCCATCCGTCTCACTATTGAACAGCATCATCAACTGGCACCGGAAACTGTTTTCAATATCGGCGAAGCGAAACCGGTCAGTTACGGGGAGATTCAGGAAACAACCGGACAGGTACTTTACGGAACCGACTGGACAACGATTGAGCTTCCCAAACTACTGGCCAAAGCGGGTGCCTATGCGCAGGATCTGGTGGGCGATCCGTTCATAAAGCCCTGGATGATTGAGCGGGCCGATGACCATTATGAACTAAATATCGACAAAGCGAAACAGCAACTGAACTGGCAACCGCGATATACCCTGATGACAACCTTGCCAACGATCATCAAGAACTTACAGGCTCATCCGGACCTCTGGTATAAAGTCAATGGCCTGGAACTACCCAGTGAGTTGCAGTAG
- a CDS encoding SDR family oxidoreductase: MDQGKKVVVVTGASAGLGRAIVREFAKEGADVALIARGIDGLEGAKKEVEACGGRALICQLDVADAEAIEKAADEIEATLGPIDVWVNNAMNSVFSPIKEMKAEEYKRVTEVTYLGQVYGAMSALKRMQPRNRGSIIFVGSALAYRGIPLQSAYCASKHAIHGFYDSLRTELLHDKSEIKTCMVQLPAMNTTQFGFVKSRLPRKPRPMGTIYEPEVAARGIVYASKHNHREYYIGWPTVEAIVGNKLAPTVVDYVLAKTGFDGQMTSEPESPDRQDNLWEPIPGDHGAHGPFENQSWSMSPEFWAAKNKLPLAALSLAVIAGIFLTIRK, encoded by the coding sequence ATGGATCAAGGGAAAAAAGTAGTGGTCGTTACCGGGGCATCCGCCGGATTAGGTCGGGCGATTGTCCGGGAATTTGCCAAAGAAGGCGCCGACGTGGCCCTAATAGCCCGTGGCATCGATGGACTCGAAGGCGCCAAAAAAGAAGTAGAAGCCTGTGGGGGACGGGCGCTCATCTGCCAGCTCGACGTAGCCGATGCGGAAGCCATTGAGAAAGCCGCCGATGAAATTGAGGCAACGCTCGGACCAATCGACGTGTGGGTCAACAACGCCATGAACAGCGTTTTTTCGCCCATCAAAGAAATGAAAGCCGAAGAATACAAACGGGTAACGGAAGTCACGTACTTGGGCCAGGTATACGGAGCCATGTCGGCTCTAAAACGAATGCAACCGCGCAACCGGGGCAGTATTATTTTCGTTGGGTCGGCCTTAGCGTATCGGGGTATTCCGCTGCAATCAGCGTATTGTGCGTCCAAACACGCCATTCACGGTTTTTACGATTCCCTGCGTACTGAACTGCTGCACGATAAAAGTGAAATAAAAACCTGTATGGTGCAGCTGCCCGCCATGAACACCACCCAGTTTGGCTTCGTCAAGAGCCGTTTGCCCCGCAAACCCCGCCCAATGGGTACCATTTATGAGCCGGAAGTAGCGGCCAGGGGTATTGTGTATGCCAGCAAGCACAATCACCGGGAATATTACATTGGCTGGCCCACCGTCGAAGCCATTGTCGGCAATAAGTTAGCGCCAACGGTGGTCGACTACGTACTGGCAAAGACAGGCTTTGATGGTCAGATGACTTCCGAACCCGAGTCGCCCGACCGGCAGGATAATTTGTGGGAACCGATACCCGGTGACCACGGTGCCCATGGTCCTTTCGAGAACCAGTCGTGGTCAATGAGTCCGGAGTTCTGGGCGGCCAAAAACAAGTTACCCTTGGCTGCTTTGAGTTTGGCAGTGATAGCGGGAATATTTCTGACTATCAGGAAATAA
- a CDS encoding SPW repeat domain-containing protein — MWAKLVSIGIGIGLMVLPAVWNLPKPVANHEHIVGPIIVSMAVISISESTRSVRYVNMLVGLWLLIAPWILHHQGTHLVLTEMSCGLLLIGLSLIRGTIKNRFGGGWRSLFTKKPAHSVVTTSAERK, encoded by the coding sequence ATGTGGGCCAAGCTCGTTAGCATCGGAATTGGTATAGGATTGATGGTTTTACCGGCCGTCTGGAATCTGCCCAAACCTGTAGCCAATCACGAACATATCGTCGGACCAATTATCGTGTCGATGGCGGTCATTTCCATCAGCGAGTCGACCCGTAGCGTCAGGTACGTAAATATGCTGGTTGGGTTGTGGCTGCTGATTGCTCCGTGGATTCTTCATCATCAGGGTACACACTTAGTACTGACTGAAATGAGCTGCGGCCTGTTGCTAATTGGGCTTTCGCTCATCCGGGGAACCATCAAAAATCGGTTCGGGGGTGGCTGGCGCTCGTTATTCACAAAAAAACCAGCCCATAGCGTGGTTACTACGTCAGCCGAAAGAAAGTAA